The region TCGACATTGTTGACCAGCGTCGGCCGGCCGAACAGCCCGACCTCGGCGACATAGGGCGGACGGTGGCGCGGCAGGCCGCGCTTGCCCTCGATCGATTCGATCATCGCCGATTCCTCGCCGCAGATATAGGCACCGGCGCCGCGGCGCAGATGGATCTTGGCGTGCTTGGCGAGGCCGGCCGCTTCGACGCGGGCGATCTCCTTGAGCAGGATCTCGCGGACCGCCGGGTATTCGTCGCGCAGATAGATGTAGACCGCCTCGGCCTCGACCGCCCAGGCCGCGATTAGCGTGCCTTCGAGGAACTTGTGCGGCTCTCTTTCGAGATAGAAGCGGTCCTTGAAGGTGCCGGGCTCGCCTTCGTCGGCATTGACGGTCAAGAGCCGCGGAGCCGTGGTCTGGCGCACCAGCGACCATTTGCGCCCAGTTGGAAAGCCGGCTCCGCCCAGGCCGCGCAGGCCGCCGTCGGATAGCGTATCGATCACCTCTTCGACGCCGCGCGTTCCGTCAATGCAGGAGCGCAGCACCTGGTAGCCGCCGCCGGCGACATAGGCGTCATAGTCCTGATAGGCGGGGATTTGTGGGTGCAGGTCGCCCGCCGCGACGACGGCCTTCACGGTATCAACGCCCGCATGGTCGAGATGGCGGTGGCCGACCTCGCACACGGGCGCGGTGTCGCAGCGGCCCATGCACGGCGCGCGCATAACGCGCACCTCATCGCCCGTCTTTTCGCCGAGTGCCTTGAGCAGAGCCTCGGCGCCGGCGAGCATGCAGGAGAGCGAGTCGCAGACCCGGATGGTGACCGGCGCGGGACGCGCCTCGCCGTCGCGGACGATGTCGAAATGGGCGTAGAAGGAGGCAACCTCATAGACCTCGGCCATGGGGACGCGCAACTCCTCGCCAAGCGCCTGCAGATGGCCCGCGGGCAGGCAGCCTTCGGCGTCCTGGATCAGGTGCAGATACTCGATCAGCAGATCGCGTCGGCGCGGCCTGTCGCCGAGGAGCGCGCGCACGGCGTCGGTCTCCTCCGGCTTCAACAGCCGTCCCTTGGGGAACATCGGCGCCTTGCGCCGCCCGGAGCCTGGATGGATCGGCCGGCCCGCGCCTTTTTGTATCATTTCGTTCATGGGGTCAGCTTCATAGCGCGCGACGCATGGTTTCGCCAATGGTTGCCGCGTCCGGCGCGACAATAACACCCGCCGCGCGCAGCGCCTCGATCTTGCTTGCCGCGTCGCCGCCGCCGAAGACGTTGAGCGTACCGGCATGGCCCATGCGCCGGCGCGGCAGCGCGTGACGCCCGGTGACAAAGCCGGTTATGGGCTTTTTCGGCCTAGCCGCGCGCAGGAAATCGGCCGCTTCCTCCTCCTCCGCGCCGCCGATCTCGCCGATCAGGATGATGCCATCGGTCTGCGGATCGGCGAGGAACAGCTCCAGGCAGGCGGCAAGGGAAAGCCCGTGCACCGGATCGCCGCCGACGCCGACGGTGGTCGACTGGCCGAGCTTCAGCCGGCTTGTCTGCTCGACCACCTCGGAGGTGACGGAGGCCGAGCGCGAGACGATGCCGATGCGCCCCGGCCGTTCGTGGATCGCCGGCATGACGCCGATCTTGCACGATTCGGGCACCAGCAGCCCTTGCGAATTCGGCCCGATCAGGCGGGTCTTGGAGCTGTTGAGCGCGTGGCGCACGCGGACCATGTCGAGCACTGGCACCCGCTCGGTCACGCATACGACGAGCGGCACCTGCGCCTCGATCGCCTCGATCATGGCGGCGGCCGCATTGTCCGGCGGCACGAAGATGATGCTGGCGTCGGCGCCGGTCTTCTCGACCGCCTCGGCGACCGAATCGAACACCGGCAGGTTCAAATGCCGCTTGCCGCCCTTGCCCGGGCGCACGCCGCCGACCAGCTTGGTGCCGTAAGCGATCATCCGTTCGCAATGAAAGGTGCCCATGCGCCCGGTCATGCCCTGGCACAGCACCCGCGTCTCGGACCCGATCAGCACCGCCATTACGCTGCCTCCCCCATCACGCTGCTTCTTTTCGTCCGATCTCGACCGCCAGCCGCACCGCTTCGGCCATGTCGGCGGCCGGAACGTAGGCGATGCCGTAATTGCGCAGCCGCTCGCGCGCAAGCTCCGCGTTCGAGCCGGCGGCGCGAAACACCATCGGGATCTTCCGCCCGCCGCGCTTCAGCGCCATGGAAATTCCCTCCACCACCGTGTCGCAGGGCAGAAGGCCGCCGCCATAGACATTGACCAGCATCACCTTGACCTTGGGATTGGCGAGCAGCAGCGAAACGCCTTCGGCGATCTGCCGGCTCGAAGCTTCCGGCCTGATATCCATGAAATTGGCGGGCTTTCCCCCCGCGTCGAACAGCATGTCGAGGCTTGCCAGCGCCAGGCCCGCGCCGTTGACGACGACGCCGATGTCGCCGTCGAGCTTGACATAGTTCATCTCGTGGCGCTGTGCCTCGAGTTCTTCCGGATCGGTGTCGGCCGGATCGCGCAAGGCGGCGATGTCCGGATGGCGGAACAAAGCGTTGTCGTCGAACGCCATCTTGACGTCGAGCGCGACGAGCCCGCGTTCGGGGGTTATGGCCAAGGGGTTGATCTCGATCAGGTTGGCGTCGAGCTCGACGAAGGCCTTGTACAGCGTCAAGAACAGCCCCGCCGCGGCCTCCGCCAGTCGTCCTTCGAGCGCCAGGCGTCTCGCGAACGACTTCAGCTCGCTGGCGGAAAAGCCGTTGACCGGGTCGGCCTCGACCTTGGCGATCAGCCCCGGTTCCCGGGCCGCCCGCTCCTCGATATCCTCAGCCCCGCTGCGCGCGCCGATCAACGCCACCTGGCCGCTCGACCGGTCGACGAGCACGGCGACATAGATGCTGCGGTCGTGATCGATCGCCTCCTCGAGCCACAGCTTGCGCACCGTGAAGCCCCGCGGCCCGGTCTGCGCCGTCACCAGCGAGCGCCCAATGAGATCGTTCGCCGCCGCGCGCACGGCCTCCGGGCTGGCGGCGAAGCGGACGCCGCCCGCCGGCCCGCGGTCTCCGGCCAGCACCTGGGCCTTCAGCACCCAGCGCCGGCCGCCGATCTCCTCGGCCAGCCGCACCGCCTCTTCGGCACTTTCGGCGACCCCGCCGCGCGGCAGCGGCACGCCATAATCGGCGAGAATAGACTTGGCCTGATATTCGTGAATGTTCATCGACGCGAACCTCCCTGCGCCGGCGCCACTTGCTCAAGGCGGCGGTGGCGAAATATCATTTCTCGGCCTCTGCGCCGCGACCGTGGCGCGGTGGCGGCGGTGTCTGTGGTATCCCACACACCATATGCCAGACGCCGCGGCCAGACAATCCGAGATCGTGGCGCCGACCGATCTTAGCAGAAATGGCTTCTCAGTCCCGTTCTTGCGGCGTTACAGTTGGTAAACTGCCATCGGCGCTCGACAGGCGCTTGACAAGGCGCGATTCTGGATGCTTGTTCTATCGGTGGCATACCAGCAACAAGAATGCAGGGTGGATCGACATATACCGCCCTCCGTCAAAGCCCGCGTATGAAGACGGGCGCAGAACCAACCAACGAGTGGGCAGCCGAAATCCAAAAGGCTGTGAAATGGGAGGAAATCCGATGCTTCATACAAGACGTAGTCTATTGGCCCTCGGCGCAGGGCTTGGATTGGGCCTCTCGGCCTGGGCGGCGCCGCAATCGGCAATTGCCCAGTGGCAGCCGGAGCGTCCGATCGAGATCGTGATCCAGACCTCGCCGGGCGGCGGCTCCGACATCTACACGCGGTTGTGGACGGGCATTATCGAAAAGTACAAGCTGTCGCCGGTGCCGATCACGCCGGTGAACATGCCGGGCGGCGCGGGGGCCGTTGCGCTGACCTATCTATACAGCCAGAAGGGCGACCCGCACTACATCACACCGACGCTGAACAGCATCGTCACTACGCCGCTGCAGCAGAAGATCCCGGTGATGTACACCTCTCGGGACCTCACCCCCGTGGCGATGATGACGACGGATCCGTTCCTGTTGTGGGTGAATCCGACGAAATTCAAGAGCTGGGAGGAGTTCCATGCCGCTTGCAAGGAGCGGCGCCTCACCGCCACTGGCACCGGCGCCAGGCAGGAAGACGAGATCCAGATAGGGCTGCTCCAGAAGGCGGCCGGCTGTGAGCCATTCCGCTACGTTCCCCAGTCGGGCGGCGGCGTGGTCGCCTCGAATGTCGCCGGTGGGCATTCGGACTTCAACGTCAACCAGCCGGCGGAGGCCTTGCCGCACTATCCAGACAAGCTGATCCCGATCGTCATGTTCGCCAAGGAGCGTCACCCCACCGTGCCGGACACCCCGACTCATTGGGAGCTCAAGATCGGCACCGAGGGCGATGGCGAATTGGCCAAGCTTCTCGACCTGGAGACCGGTTTGCACCAGGTGCGCGGACTGATCGGCCCGCCCGACATGCCGGAAGAGGCGAAGGCCTGGTACGACCAGCTGTTCAGGAAGGTCTTCGATGCCCCGGAATGGCAGGACTTCATGAAGAAAAACGGCATGGTGGCGACCTACAAGGGTCCCGACGGATACCGGGACTTTCTCGTCGAATTCGAAAAAAATCACGTTCGGATGATGCGCGACGAGTTCGGTTGGGAGCTTCGTTCCGATCTGGAAGACTGAGACCAATGGCAGACGCCGGGCTCCGGCGTCTGCACACCAGGTGACGAGGACGGGACATGGCACCCATCTGGTTGCGGACGACACACCGAGCGGTCGAGGTCGGAACGGTCATCTGCGTACTCCTGCTGGGCGTCCTGCTCCTGTCAGAATCGATCCGGCTGGGGCCGGGCTGGGGGGACTCGGGCCCTCAGCCCGGCTTCTTTCCCTTCGTCCTGACGATCCTGATGATCCTCGGGACGCTGGGGGTGGTTTACGTGGATATCTACCGCCACCCCGACTTGCGTCCGTACCTAGAGTTTTCGCAGGAGGTCGAGGATCTGCTCAAGGTGGGAATTCCCATTGTGGTCGTCGTCGCCCTTATTCGCTGGCTCGGCCTTTACCTCAGCGCCGGGCTGTACATCGCCTTCTTCATGGCGTGGTACGGCAAGTTCCGCTGGTACCAGGCGATTGCCGGAGGCGTCCTGCTGCCGGTGATCATGTGGCTGACGCTGCGCGAGGGCTTCAATATCTCGATGCCCATGAGCATGTTCTACAAGTCGAACATCCTGCCGTTCTGATTCCGCCGCGCCATTACACCATCCATGCTGCCAACAGGGATAGTTTGACACGATGGAAGCCCTCGACTTGCTTATGACCGGTTTCGGCGCGCTGATGGAACCTTCTCGCCTCGGCTTCATGATGCTGGGCGTGATATTGGGGCTGCTGGTGGGCGTGCTCCCGGGGGTCGGCGGGACGACCGGCGTCGCTATCCTGCTTCCTATCACCGTCTTCTTCGAGCCAGTCGCCGCGCTGGTGATGCTCGCGGGAATTTATTGGGGCTCGATGTATGGCGGCCTGATCACCTCGATCCTGTTCGGCGTGCCCGGCAATCCCTGGTCCGTCGCGGTGATGTTCGACGGCCGGCCGTTGGCCAAGCAGGGCAAGGCCGGGCTCGCCATGTCGACCGGCTTCTGGGTGTCGTTCTTCGGCGCCATCATCGCCTCGGTGCTGTTCACCTTCTTCGCCGTGCCCTTCGCCGAGATGGCCCTGCGCTTTGGCCCGCCGGAAATGTTCGCGGTCCTGATGATCGCCTTCGGCACCTTCATAGGCCTCGGCGGCAATCCCAACAAGGCGCTCGTCATGATCGCCGCAGGCTTCCTGTTGTCCACCGTCGGCCTCGACATCGTCACCGGCCAGCCGCGGCTCACCTTCGGGACTATCGAGATGATGCGCGGCTTCCATTTCGTGCCCGTGACGATCGGCCTGTTCGGCGTCGGCGAGGTGCTTGTCAATGCCGCCGAGCGATATAAGGTGCAGATCGAGGAAGTGACGCGCGCCGCCAAGCTGGGGCTGCACGACATCACCGCGGGCGCCAGGGCCGTGTTCAGCAACTTCTGGCTGGCGTCCGGCTCCGCGCTGCTCGGCTTCGTCACCGGCATCCTGCCCGGCGCCGGGGCGACGCCGGCCTCGTTCATGGCCTACGGCTTCGCCCAGAAAATTTCGCGCCACCCGGAGCGTTTCGGCAAGGGCGCCATCGAAGGCGTGCTGGCGCCGGAGGCGGCGAACAACGCCGCCGGCACCGGCGCAATCCTGCCCATGCTGGTGCTCGGCATCCCCGGGTCGCCCACCGCCGCCATCCTGATGGCCGGTGTCTTCATGTGGGGCTTCATCCCGGGCCCGCGGCTGTTCACCGAGCAGCCGGAATTCGTCTGGTCGTTCATCGCCAGCCTGTATCTGGCCAATCTGGGGGCGCTGTTGATCTGCCTGACGGCGACGCCGCTCCTGGCGCTGATGCTGCGCACCCCCTACGCCATCCTGGCGCCGATCATCGTCGTGCTGTCCCTTGTCGGCGCCTATGCCATCCAGAACGCGGTCATGGACCTCTGGCTGGTGGTCATTTTCGGCGTCATCGGCTTCATCCTGCGCCGGCTGGATTATCCGCTGGCTCCGCTCATTGTCGCCCTTGTGCTTGGCGCGTCGACGGAAGAGGCGCTGCGCCAGAGCCTGATCATGAGCGACGGCTCGATACTGATCTTCTTCCAGCGCCCGCTGTCGGCGCCGATCATGGTGGCCGCGCTCGCGCTGTTCATGCTGCCGATAGCCCGGATCATCTGGCTCCGCAGACAAGCGCGCGGCAAGGCGGAAGCCGGCAGCGCACAGACCTGACAAGGCCCATGGCCTGGGGAAGAACCTGACCCGAAGGCCTTTAATCGCTGGTGAGCCTCATGGTCGGGGTTTGATATTGTCGGACGCGCGTGCGTGGTGTATGGCATACCACAAACAAGGAGACACCGGAGATGGCACAGCATCGCGCAGCCAATCGGACGGCCAGAATCCGGTTGCGGCCGATCGATTCCAGCCCGAGCCTGAAGGAGCGCATCTACACGACGCTGAAACAGGCCATCACCTCGCCCAACACCTATGCGGCCGACGCCGAGCTGCGCCTCGACGAGCGCGAGCTGTCGCAGCGGCTGCGCATCTCGCGCACCCCGGTGCGCGAGGCGCTGGCCCGCCTGGAGCAGGAAGGGCTGGTGCGCATCGTGCCGCGCAAGGGCGTGTTCATCGCCCGCAAAAGCAAGAACGAGATCCTCGAGATGATCATGGTTTGGGCGGCACTGGAGAGCATGGCCGCACGGCTGGCGACGCTGCACGCCAGTGACCAGGAGATCGGCGCCCTGAGGACGCTTTTTGCCACATTCAAGGGAGACGAAATCGGCGCTAATATCGACGAATATTCCGAACAGAACATCAAGTTCCACCAGTCGATCCTCGAAATGTCGAAATGCGCGCTCCTAAAGCAGATCGCCGACGGGCTGTTCGTGCACATGCGCGCCATCCGCCACCGCACCATCTCGGAGGATGACCGGGTGTTGCGCTCGATCGTCGATCATCTGCACATCATCGAGGCGCTGGAGGGGCGCAACGCCGACCTCGCCGAGCGCCTGGTGCGCGAACATACGCTCAATCTCCACGTCCATGTCGCCCGCACATGGGTGGAGGACCAAGAACACGCCGCCTAGACCTTCGTCGAACCGGAACAGAAACGCCCGCTCGCAAAGGGAGGCCAATGATGCCCAGCACAGCGACAGACACACGCGCCGAGACGAGCGCCGCGACGGACAAGCCGGCCAGGAAGAGCGCCGGCGAGGACATCCGCATCATCGACGTCGGCCACGACGAGACGGCGGCGCGCGCGTTCCAAGAATCATAGCCGAACCGGTTGAGCGAAGGATCTTTACGGAGAGAGCGGAATGTCCGCAAAAGTGCAGAGCATAGATGCAAGCGCCGCCGAGGCGGAGCAGGAGCTGACGGATGGATTTCACCTCGTCATTGACGCGCTCAAGCTCAACGGCATCAACACGATCTACGGCGTGCCCGGCATCCCGATCACGGATTTGGGCCGCATGGCGCAGGCCGCTGGGCTGCGCGTCATCTCCTTCCGGCATGAGCAGAACGCCGGCTACGCCGCCGCAATCGCCGGTTTCCTGACGAAAAAGCCCGGCATCTGCCTCCCCGTGTCGGCCCCCGGCTTTCTCAACGGCCTGACGGCGCTGGCCAACGCCACCACCAACTGCTTCCCGACGATCCTGATCTCGGGCTCGTCGGAGCGCGAGATCGTCGACCTGCAGCAGGGCGACTACGAGGAGATGGACCAGCTGGCGATCGCCAAGCCCTTCTGCAAGGCGGCCTACCGCGTGCTGCATGCCGCGGACATCGGCATCGGCGTGGCGCGCGCGATCCGCGCCGCCGTTTCCGGCCGTCCGGGCGGCGTCTATCTCGATCTGCCGGCCAAGCTCTTGCCTCAGGTCATGGACGCGGAGGCCGGAGCCAAGTCACTGGTCAAGGTCATCGACCCGGCGCCGGCCCAGCTTCCCGCTCCGGCCGCCGTCAAGCGCGCGCTCGATGTGCTGAAGAGCGCCAGGCGCCCCCTGATCATTCTTGGCAAAGGCGCGGCCTACGCGCAGGCCGATGACGAGATCCGCGCGCTCATCGAAAAGAGCGGCATTCCTTTCCTGCCGATGAGCATGGCCAAGGGCCTGTTGCCCGACACGCATCCGCAATGCGCGGGCGCGGCGCGCTCGCTGGTGCTGAAAGAGGCCGACGTCGTGATGCTGATCGGCGCCCGCCTCAACTGGCTTCTGTCGCACGGCAAGGGCAAGACCTGGGGCACCGAGCTCAAGAAGTTCGTCCAGATCGACATCGAGCCCAAGGAGATCGACAGCAATGTCGAGATCGCGGCTCCCTTGGTCGGCGACATCGGCTCCTGCGTCTCGGCTCTGCTCGATGGGCTCGACGGCAAGTGGCCGGCGCCGCCGAGCGAGTGGACCGGCGCGGTCAACGCGAAAAAGGAAGCGAACATCGCCAAGATGGCGCCGAAGCTGCGGAACAACAACGTGCCGATGGACTTCCACGGCGCGTTCGGCGTGCTGCGCGCCGTCATCAAGGAGCGGCCGGACGCGATCCTCGTCAACGAAGGCGCCAACACGCTCGATCTCGCGCGCGGCGTCATCGACATGTATCAACCGCGCAAGCGGCTCGACGTCGGCACCTGGGGCGTCATGGGCATCGGCATGGGTTTTGCCATCGCAGCCGCCATCGAAACCGGCAAGCCGGTGCTTGCGGTCGAAGGCGACTCAGCCTTCGGTTTCTCCGGCATGGAGGTGGAAACGATCTGCCGGTACAACCTGCCGGTCTGTGTGGTCGTCTTCAACAATAGCGGCATCTATCGCGGAACCGACGTCAATCCCGCTGGCGGCGCGGACCCTGCGACAACCGTCTTCATCAAGGACGCGCGCTACGACAAGATCATAAAAGCATTCGGCGGCGTGGGCGTCCATGTGACGACGCCCGACGAGCTCGCCCGCGCCGTGAACAAGGCCATGGACTCCGGCAAGCCGACCCTCATCAACGCGGTGATCGACCCGGCGGCCGGCACGGAGAGCGGCCGCATCGGCAACCTCAACCCGCAAAGCGTGGTTCGCAAGAAATGAACGAGCACGCGATGAAGGCACGGGAAGGCGTCGAGTATGCGCCCGGAACCAAGGCGCAGTCCATGGACAAGTAATCCTGTCGGCCGTCGCTTGCCTGCCGCACCGCCGGACCGCCGGCGGCGCGCGGGAATCTGAGCCGGACGCAGTGTGTCGGAGAACATAAACATCGAGAGAGCATGATGAAAGCACTTGAAGGCATTCGTATTCTGGATTTCACCCACGTTCAGTCGGGGCCGACCTGCACCCAGCTCCTGGCTTGGTTCGGCGCCGACGTGATCAAGGTCGAGCGTCCCGGCACCGGCGACGCCACGCGCGGACAGCTGCGCGACATTCCGAACGTGGACAGCCTCTATTTCACCATGCTCAACCACAATAAGCGCTCGATCACGCTGAACTCGAAGAGCGAGACCGGCAAGGAGGTGCTCGAACGTCTGGTCAAGAGCTGCGACGTGCTGGTAGAGAATTTCGCCCCCGGGGCACTCGACCGGATGGGCTTTTCCTGGGAGCGCATCCAGGAGCTCAACCCGCGCATGATCTATGCCTCGATCAAGGGCTTCGGGCCAGGCCCCTACGAGGACTGCAAGGTCTATGAGAACGTTGCCCAATGCACCGGGGGCGCTGCGTCTACGACCGGCTTCCGCGACGGCCCGCCGCTCGTTACCGGCGCTCAGATCGGCGATAGCGGCACCGGCCTGCATCTGGCCTTCGGCATCGTCACGGCCCTGTTCCAGCGCGGGAAGACCGGCCGTGGCCAGCGCGTCATGGCCACCATGCAGTGCGGAGTGATCAATCTGTGCCGGGTCAAGCTGCGCGACCAGCAGCGCCTCGAGCACGGACCGCTGAAGGAATATAGCCAGTACGGCCAGGGGATTGCATTCGGCGATACGGTGCCGCGCGCCGGCAATGATTCCGGCGGCGGGCAGCCGGGATGGATCGTCAAATGCAAGGGCTGGGAGACCGATCCGAACGCCTATGTCTATTTCATCACCCAGGCGGCCGCATGGGACAAGATCTGCGATCTGATCGGCGAGCCGGGATGGAAGAAAGACCCCGACTACGCCACGTTCGATGCGCGGCTCGACAAGGTTTCACAGATTTTCGACAGGATCGAGGAGTGGACCAAGACCAAGACCAAGTTCGAGGTCATGGATGCGTGCAACCCCCTCGACATACCTTGCGGTCCGATCCTTTCGATGAAGGAGATCGCGGAAGATCCCTCGCTGCGCGCCAGCGGCACCATCGTCGAGGTCGATCACCCTGAGCGCGGCAAGTATCTGACCGTGGGCAATCCGGTCAGACTTTCCGATTCGCCCTCCGAGGTGAAGCGTTCACCGCTGCTCGGCGAGCACACGGAGGAGATCCTGAGGGACGTGCTGGAGTATTCCGACCAGGAAATTGATCGTATCCGGAGCTCCGGTGCGATCGGTGACAAGCAAAGGGTGGCTGCCGAATAGACGCGCCGGGTGCGGGGCACCGAATACGGGAAGGCAGGGACGATGCGCATCGTGGTTCACGGCCAGCAGGCGTTCGGAAAGGCCGTGCTGGAGAGGCTCCTGGAACGCGGCGAAGAGGTGGTGGGCGTATTCTGCGCGCCCGACAAGGAGGGGCGCTCGCGCGATGCGCTGGCCGAGTTCGCCGCCGAGAAGGGGCTGCCGCTGCACCAGCCGAAGAGCTGGAAGACGCCGGAAGCGTTGGAGCTGATGAAATCCTTCAACGCCGATCTCTGCGTCATGGCCTATGTGA is a window of Hyphomicrobiales bacterium DNA encoding:
- a CDS encoding tripartite tricarboxylate transporter substrate binding protein, with product MLHTRRSLLALGAGLGLGLSAWAAPQSAIAQWQPERPIEIVIQTSPGGGSDIYTRLWTGIIEKYKLSPVPITPVNMPGGAGAVALTYLYSQKGDPHYITPTLNSIVTTPLQQKIPVMYTSRDLTPVAMMTTDPFLLWVNPTKFKSWEEFHAACKERRLTATGTGARQEDEIQIGLLQKAAGCEPFRYVPQSGGGVVASNVAGGHSDFNVNQPAEALPHYPDKLIPIVMFAKERHPTVPDTPTHWELKIGTEGDGELAKLLDLETGLHQVRGLIGPPDMPEEAKAWYDQLFRKVFDAPEWQDFMKKNGMVATYKGPDGYRDFLVEFEKNHVRMMRDEFGWELRSDLED
- the sucD gene encoding succinate--CoA ligase subunit alpha, translated to MAVLIGSETRVLCQGMTGRMGTFHCERMIAYGTKLVGGVRPGKGGKRHLNLPVFDSVAEAVEKTGADASIIFVPPDNAAAAMIEAIEAQVPLVVCVTERVPVLDMVRVRHALNSSKTRLIGPNSQGLLVPESCKIGVMPAIHERPGRIGIVSRSASVTSEVVEQTSRLKLGQSTTVGVGGDPVHGLSLAACLELFLADPQTDGIILIGEIGGAEEEEAADFLRAARPKKPITGFVTGRHALPRRRMGHAGTLNVFGGGDAASKIEALRAAGVIVAPDAATIGETMRRAL
- a CDS encoding tripartite tricarboxylate transporter TctB family protein, which codes for MAPIWLRTTHRAVEVGTVICVLLLGVLLLSESIRLGPGWGDSGPQPGFFPFVLTILMILGTLGVVYVDIYRHPDLRPYLEFSQEVEDLLKVGIPIVVVVALIRWLGLYLSAGLYIAFFMAWYGKFRWYQAIAGGVLLPVIMWLTLREGFNISMPMSMFYKSNILPF
- a CDS encoding GntR family transcriptional regulator; protein product: MAQHRAANRTARIRLRPIDSSPSLKERIYTTLKQAITSPNTYAADAELRLDERELSQRLRISRTPVREALARLEQEGLVRIVPRKGVFIARKSKNEILEMIMVWAALESMAARLATLHASDQEIGALRTLFATFKGDEIGANIDEYSEQNIKFHQSILEMSKCALLKQIADGLFVHMRAIRHRTISEDDRVLRSIVDHLHIIEALEGRNADLAERLVREHTLNLHVHVARTWVEDQEHAA
- a CDS encoding NAD(P)H-dependent oxidoreductase subunit E yields the protein MNEMIQKGAGRPIHPGSGRRKAPMFPKGRLLKPEETDAVRALLGDRPRRRDLLIEYLHLIQDAEGCLPAGHLQALGEELRVPMAEVYEVASFYAHFDIVRDGEARPAPVTIRVCDSLSCMLAGAEALLKALGEKTGDEVRVMRAPCMGRCDTAPVCEVGHRHLDHAGVDTVKAVVAAGDLHPQIPAYQDYDAYVAGGGYQVLRSCIDGTRGVEEVIDTLSDGGLRGLGGAGFPTGRKWSLVRQTTAPRLLTVNADEGEPGTFKDRFYLEREPHKFLEGTLIAAWAVEAEAVYIYLRDEYPAVREILLKEIARVEAAGLAKHAKIHLRRGAGAYICGEESAMIESIEGKRGLPRHRPPYVAEVGLFGRPTLVNNVETLYWVPEILEKGADWFASQGRNGAKGLRSYSVSGRVKQPGVVLAPAGTTARGLIDEYCGGMADGHTFKAYLPGGASGGILPATMADIPLDFGQLEKHGGFVGSHAVVILSDKDDMKEVALNLMQFFEDESCGQCTPCRNGTEKAVKLMEAGKWNPAVLKDLAQVMADASICGLGQAAPNPLLSVLKYFPEDL
- the oxc gene encoding oxalyl-CoA decarboxylase, translating into MSAKVQSIDASAAEAEQELTDGFHLVIDALKLNGINTIYGVPGIPITDLGRMAQAAGLRVISFRHEQNAGYAAAIAGFLTKKPGICLPVSAPGFLNGLTALANATTNCFPTILISGSSEREIVDLQQGDYEEMDQLAIAKPFCKAAYRVLHAADIGIGVARAIRAAVSGRPGGVYLDLPAKLLPQVMDAEAGAKSLVKVIDPAPAQLPAPAAVKRALDVLKSARRPLIILGKGAAYAQADDEIRALIEKSGIPFLPMSMAKGLLPDTHPQCAGAARSLVLKEADVVMLIGARLNWLLSHGKGKTWGTELKKFVQIDIEPKEIDSNVEIAAPLVGDIGSCVSALLDGLDGKWPAPPSEWTGAVNAKKEANIAKMAPKLRNNNVPMDFHGAFGVLRAVIKERPDAILVNEGANTLDLARGVIDMYQPRKRLDVGTWGVMGIGMGFAIAAAIETGKPVLAVEGDSAFGFSGMEVETICRYNLPVCVVVFNNSGIYRGTDVNPAGGADPATTVFIKDARYDKIIKAFGGVGVHVTTPDELARAVNKAMDSGKPTLINAVIDPAAGTESGRIGNLNPQSVVRKK
- the sucC gene encoding ADP-forming succinate--CoA ligase subunit beta; protein product: MNIHEYQAKSILADYGVPLPRGGVAESAEEAVRLAEEIGGRRWVLKAQVLAGDRGPAGGVRFAASPEAVRAAANDLIGRSLVTAQTGPRGFTVRKLWLEEAIDHDRSIYVAVLVDRSSGQVALIGARSGAEDIEERAAREPGLIAKVEADPVNGFSASELKSFARRLALEGRLAEAAAGLFLTLYKAFVELDANLIEINPLAITPERGLVALDVKMAFDDNALFRHPDIAALRDPADTDPEELEAQRHEMNYVKLDGDIGVVVNGAGLALASLDMLFDAGGKPANFMDIRPEASSRQIAEGVSLLLANPKVKVMLVNVYGGGLLPCDTVVEGISMALKRGGRKIPMVFRAAGSNAELARERLRNYGIAYVPAADMAEAVRLAVEIGRKEAA
- a CDS encoding tripartite tricarboxylate transporter permease, with the protein product MEALDLLMTGFGALMEPSRLGFMMLGVILGLLVGVLPGVGGTTGVAILLPITVFFEPVAALVMLAGIYWGSMYGGLITSILFGVPGNPWSVAVMFDGRPLAKQGKAGLAMSTGFWVSFFGAIIASVLFTFFAVPFAEMALRFGPPEMFAVLMIAFGTFIGLGGNPNKALVMIAAGFLLSTVGLDIVTGQPRLTFGTIEMMRGFHFVPVTIGLFGVGEVLVNAAERYKVQIEEVTRAAKLGLHDITAGARAVFSNFWLASGSALLGFVTGILPGAGATPASFMAYGFAQKISRHPERFGKGAIEGVLAPEAANNAAGTGAILPMLVLGIPGSPTAAILMAGVFMWGFIPGPRLFTEQPEFVWSFIASLYLANLGALLICLTATPLLALMLRTPYAILAPIIVVLSLVGAYAIQNAVMDLWLVVIFGVIGFILRRLDYPLAPLIVALVLGASTEEALRQSLIMSDGSILIFFQRPLSAPIMVAALALFMLPIARIIWLRRQARGKAEAGSAQT
- the frc gene encoding formyl-CoA transferase, coding for MMKALEGIRILDFTHVQSGPTCTQLLAWFGADVIKVERPGTGDATRGQLRDIPNVDSLYFTMLNHNKRSITLNSKSETGKEVLERLVKSCDVLVENFAPGALDRMGFSWERIQELNPRMIYASIKGFGPGPYEDCKVYENVAQCTGGAASTTGFRDGPPLVTGAQIGDSGTGLHLAFGIVTALFQRGKTGRGQRVMATMQCGVINLCRVKLRDQQRLEHGPLKEYSQYGQGIAFGDTVPRAGNDSGGGQPGWIVKCKGWETDPNAYVYFITQAAAWDKICDLIGEPGWKKDPDYATFDARLDKVSQIFDRIEEWTKTKTKFEVMDACNPLDIPCGPILSMKEIAEDPSLRASGTIVEVDHPERGKYLTVGNPVRLSDSPSEVKRSPLLGEHTEEILRDVLEYSDQEIDRIRSSGAIGDKQRVAAE